One region of Triticum aestivum cultivar Chinese Spring chromosome 6B, IWGSC CS RefSeq v2.1, whole genome shotgun sequence genomic DNA includes:
- the LOC123139591 gene encoding LOW QUALITY PROTEIN: wall-associated receptor kinase-like 5 (The sequence of the model RefSeq protein was modified relative to this genomic sequence to represent the inferred CDS: deleted 1 base in 1 codon; substituted 1 base at 1 genomic stop codon) — translation MGAWPLSLASATFSAAVVVAALLPPLCAVARAPARAATPGGSGCTTHCGNISIPYPFGVEPGCYHESGFNLTCNQSYSPPQLFLGDGTVQVLDIDLPNATVRINGNSLDIPYGDIGNISRRTWRAGGLGYAADGPYFVAGAGRNNLVALGCNVQVILLGENDTLVSSCSPFCPDGNNKDDTDTCSGIVCCQATILEGRASYGLQVQQVGFGSYRYYSAGVLIVESDYFFHSTDNSYEYTAPAMXPGRSTARYVIPGGCHLPAAVITASVLTTPQILIKVLRMVILLINGITAVIQIANIGGATRSTSSLHQELSSLDIESLHHVISTNAIIQTSIHVTAIAETHTEDMTVSALLASRVMLLNQMDVKTLTNVNTRKHIHVMESASICPGHSIVGVKMLPKINDFVFSSLLPCFTGLGIGLVASGSSIILLLVLAAPFIARKMKLNRANRLKRRLFKQNHGLLLQQLISQKTDFGERMIIPLLDLEKATNNFDRTREAGGGGHGVVYKGILDLQVVAIKKSKIVVQREIDDFINEVAILSQINHRNVVKLIGCCLETEVPLLVYEFISNGTLDYHLHVEGPMSLSWDDRTRIALEVARALSYLHSAASMPIYHRDIKSSNILLDDNLTAKVSDFGASRYIPIDQTGVTTAVQGTIEFLTRKKPCLYRSGGNDGVGLVSHFVSLLAEGNLDEIIDPQLIEEENGEVQEVATLAAMCIKLKGEERPTMREAEMKLEILRVNMRVALDTAASRRYDRGQTEFLYMPTEAVVVEASRQYTMEEEILSSASYPR, via the exons ATGGGTGCCTGGCCGTTGTCCCTCGCCAGTGCAACGTTCTCTGCCGCTGTTGTGGTTGCCGCGCTGCTGCCGCCGTTGTGCGCCGTGGCGCGCGCACCGGCTCGGGCAGCTACCCCGGGGGGGAGCGGCTGCACCACCCACTGCGGCAACATCAGCATCCCGTATCCGTTCGGGGTGGAGCCCGGCTGCTACCACGAGAGCGGCTTCAACCTCACCTGCAACCAGTCCTACAGCCCGCCTCAGCTCTTCCTCGGCGACGGAACCGTTCAGGTGCTCGACATCGATCTGCCCAACGCCACGGTGCGTATCAACGGAAACTCATTGGATATCCCCTATGGCGACATTGGAAACATAAGCCGCCGCACATGGCGCGCCGGCGGCCTAGGATACGCTGCCGACGGGCCATACTTTGTAGCCGGAGCAGGGCGGAACAACTTGGTAGCACTCGGGTGCAACGTCCAAGTCATCCTCTTGGGAGAGAACGACACCCTTGTCAGCTCTTGCTCTCCTTTCTGCCCGGACGGAAATAACAAAGATGATACGGATACCTGCTCCGGCATCGTCTGCTGCCAGGCAACCATACTGGAGGGCCGCGcttcctatggactccaggtccaacAGGTTGGTTTTGGTTCTTATAGATACTACTCGGCCGGTGTGTTAATTGTGGAATCGGACTATTTCTTTCACTCGACGGACAATTCTTACGAGTACACAGCCCCCGCCATG TGACCTGGGCGATCAACAGCTCGATATGTGATACCAGGGGGTTGTCACCTGCCTGCCGCAGTAATCACAGCTTCTGTCTTAACTACACCACAGATTTTGATCAAGGTCCTGAGAATGGTGATCCTGTTGATCAACGGCATAACTG CGGTAATACAAATCGCCAATATTGGTGGAGCCACGAGATCTACAAGCTCACTCCATCAAGAGCTATCCAGTCTGGACATTGAGAGCCTCCATCATGTA ATATCGACGAATGCGATTATCCAGACATCTATCCATGTTACGGCAATTGCAGAAACACACACGGAGGATATGACTGTCAGTGCCCTCCTGGCTTCAAGGGTAATGCTTCTAAACCAAATGGATGTGAAG ACATTGACGAATGTAAACACAAGGAAACATATCCATGTTATGGAATCTGCATCAATTTGCCCGGGACATTCCATTGTCGGTGTCAAGATG TTGCCCAAAATTAATGACTTTGTATTTTCGTCTTTGTTACCATGTTTTACAGGTTTGGGCATAGGTCTTGTGGCTAGTGGCAGCTCAATCATTTTACTTTTAGTGCTCGCCGCCCCGTTTATTGCACGCAAAATGAAGTTAAATAGGGCAAACAGACTGAAAAGAAGATTGTTCAAGCAAAATCATGGGTTGCTATTGCAACAACTAATATCCCAGAAAACAGATTTTGGTGAAAGGATGATCATTCCTTTGTTGGATCTAGAGAAGGCCACAAACAATTTTGACAGAACACGTGAGGCCGGCGGCGGAGGCCACGGTGTTGTGTATAAAGGAATTTTAGACCTACAGGTTGTCGCCATCAAGAAATCCAAGATCGTCGTACAGAGAGAAATCGATGACTTCATAAACGAGGTTGCAATTCTTTCTCAAATCAACCATAGAAATGTCGTGAAGCTAATTGGATGTTGTCTTGAGACAGAAGTGCCATTACTAGTTTATGAGTTCATTTCAAATGGTACTCTTGATTACCATCTTCATGTGGAAGGCCCAATGTCACTGTCATGGGATGATCGAACAAGGATTGCGCTTGAAGTTGCTAGAGCTCTTTCTTATCTCCATTCTGCTGCTTCGATGCCAATTTATCACAGGGATATTAAATCATCTAACATACTTCTTGATGATAATTTGACAGCAAAGGTATCAGATTTTGGAGCTTCGAGATACATCCCAATCGACCAAACCGGGGTGACTACAGCCGTGCAAGGAACAATAG AATTCCTAACTAGAAAAAAACCATGCCTCTACCGTAGTGGTGGCAACGATGGTGTTGGCCTCGTTTCACATTTTGTTTCACTACTCGCAGAAGGCAACCTTGATGAGATAATAGATCCTCAACTCATAGAAGAGGAAAATGGGGAAGTCCAGGAGGTAGCTACGCTAGCAGCGATGTGCATTAAATTGAAGGGAGAAGAGCGGCCTACAATGAGGGAAGCCGAGATGAAACTTGAAATTTTGAGAGTTAATATGCGTGTGGCACTTGATACTGCTGCATCAAGGAGATATGACAGGGGTCAAACTGAGTTTCTATACATGCCGACAGAAGCAGTTGTTGTGGAAGCAAGCAGGCAATACACTATGGAGGAAGAAATATTGTCTTCTGCAAGTTATCCTCGATGA